ATCAGTATTACCACAGACACTTTCATTTAATACTATTTAGTTTCTCTTCTGAACCGGTGAGTTTTATAAAATagctttttatttcacttccaTCCCTTCCATCCTTCTCTCATATCTTTCCTCTCTGCATCcgtcttccttccctcctctcgttAAGTTGGTTATTAATACCATTCAGTATCACAACAGATCGGCCCGTTAATAATCTGCACACATTCTAATCTCTTTCCCTCCTTCTTTGCGTCCGTCTCTCTTTTTACAGCCTTTCTTTGACTCAGACTTTCCtcatttcctttcctccccatctttctctttctcccctgtttctttccttctcccctgATTCCTCTGTTCTATATTctgtcctctccgtcctccctgctttctctccttctacttccctgctcttcttctttccttttctcagtACTTTATTCTGCTTCTGAATTTCaaacatttgaacatttctATGAAACATAATCAGATATCAATAATCAATAACTGGAGGGGACACTTACTCGGACATGACGGCGGGTTTTGTCTTCGCGACCTGTTGGACAAAGACAGCGGAGagctgagaagaagaagaggaggtgagAATAAAGGATGTTTCATCTGTTGCTCCTCTTAAAtatcagcgcccccccctcctgatgAAAAGCGATCCAATAAAGCCGTTGATAAGCGGGGGGCGCTAAGTTTGGCCCCGGAGTCGAGTGACGCCATGACGCCCTCCGTGAGCTGCTCTACAGGTGGTGGACACCCCAGACCCCCCGGGGAGTCAACACTTCAACTCCTTTCAGGGAGGGGGGAATGTGCCGAGGCAGCACAGACTGCTCAGGGTCGTCAgtcaacacacatacacacacagacacacgcacacacacacaaaaacacacaagcacgaaCACATATCTGCACAAGCTTCAGATTCAGGTTCTTAATCTTTTGactatacataaatacataaaataattaGGTTTTAGTTTTCTTATCACATTAAAGAATAAAGAAGCTGAAATCATCACACCTTATTTtaagaataataatataatataaacttTTCAGATAAAAGCAATCCAGGTTTTCCAGATCGAAGCTCCAGAATCTTTAGACAAAGACAACCCCCCCCTAAAAACTAGAAatgtaaattaattaaaaaaacaataaaagtaatacaacctttatttaaacaaatcctTTTATTTTCAGCCCCAAGGAAAATGAAGTAATTGTAACTTTGAATTCTTTCCACGACGAACTGTAATTATTTCACACATATATTATAAAGACGGTAATGAATCAGATCAGATTTAGTTCAGAAGGTagagtgacatcatcatcttcacTCAAACCCAGGAGAGCAGAGTACAAGTCCTTCAACTTTCCCCTCAGAGGTCACGACCACCCCAAAAGAAAGCCTTTGTATCcgtgagggaggaagaggagcaggagggaggaagagctgGACTCAcctgagaagaggaggaggaggaggaggaggaaggcagcAGTGGGAGGaagtcctgcagcagctggttttATACCCAAGTCCTGAAATatgaccaccatcatcatcatcttcatcatcttcttctttgcCTGGCACCGGGGAAATCAACAAGGCCTGAGATCCTTTTAGGACTCCACCCCATGCCTCCGGGCACTaaagaaggaggaaaggaggaaagggctataaaagggagggaaaggggcaataaaatggaggaaaggaggcCATGATAGAGGAAAATGGACTTTAAAATAGAGGGAAACTATTTTGATATTTAGAAGAaaaatttcttttatttcaaaccaCTTCAAAACAACCAGTGATCTGTATCACTTTTAGGTATTGCTCTAAATAAAAAGTGCAGAGCTAGCTCTCATTTTCACGCTCTATAATTACCAAGCACTAGCGTTTCATGTTGGGGGAAGCTTCGTGGGCCTCTCATATTAACACTGGATGAAGATATGTGGGCACCGAGTCAGGGAGGAAGACTTTCCATGTGGGTAACTTTATCCCCACGGCTATCTCATAAAAAGCATTCTTTCTTAATGGCAAAAAATTCCCGTCAGTAGAGGCGGTGGCAGGTGGGGGGGGTACGTCAAAGTACACGTAGAGCACAGGGAGAGTTTAAAGATGCCGCTTTATTGTAAATGAATATAATCAGTTACAATTGCTGTTGTTTTGATTTTAGTCCTCCGGACTGTAATACCTCACCAACGAGTATTCGTGTTTCCCAGAGGATAACTTCTTCTAACAGGTGATCCCCTGATTCGTCCTCGAGCTCCAACAGCTCGTCAATAAACTTTGGTTTATGACCAAATACTCTGCGTTTAGTACCAATTAGCAACAGCATGCTGCGACGTAGCCGCTAAGCAGCAAAGGTCCACCGCAGTGTCGGACCTTCAGTCAGAGctctggagggaggaggaggaaggctcaGCTCCcggcagcagctgctcctccccctcctccaggaGCAGAGCTTCTCCACTCTGGAGATCCAGGATGTAGTGCTGGACCTTCTGGCGGGAATTGAGGCctggagaaccagaaccaggtctGAGGGCCACCCTTTGAGACCCTGCAGTAGAAAGAAATGTTCTATAAAGGGACGCTGGGGAAGGAGACACTACCACTGTAGACCACAGGGGGCGCCATAACCAACACGCAAAAGTTCCTTGTAATAACTTAAAGTAACGCCACCTCCGTAGCGATTTTAACTCAAATCACAATGTATGAAGATAGGATAGGTAGGAAGATATCATCCAATCCTTTGTATGACGATCCGCTCCCGATTttcattcaacacaaaatgctgttTTCATGCAGCTGACACGTTCTCTTTCTCTACTGATTTAGAGTAGAAGAATCACTGAGGATCACTCGGAGTAGAAAGAGGTGTCACGAGCCAAATCAGATCGCAGTAACAGATCAAACCAGACACTTACAGCAGGTCAGACTATAGGAGTGAGAGCCGGGGGGGATGACAGATCTGAGTGAGGTGCAGACAGCGGGAATGATGGAGccatgctggtgtgtgtgtgtggggggggggggggggtgttttctACTCGAGCCTCAGGAACGTTCGGGAACGGCCGGGTGTCCTTTCCTCACTATGTAGTGACGCTTATAACTATATGTTTATGTTTACATGTGATTTGATTCAAAATACCATGGTGCTAGTAATGGTAGTatgtttattgttggaatgccgCCTCAGtacaagtattgttcttcgaatatttattccaacatcttctatttcttcggtgacacctttcaactccttcacactttcagctattaaaactgtTCCTTCAGGACATTTCTGCTATGATCTTTCAACTTTCTAGCTCTTATAATtgaatttaaactttttttaacataGTTTTCCAGTggagttcatttttaaaatccttCTTCAACTTTAAGATGTTGAAAACAGTCTAaactatttaattaaaaaaacagcttgttAATATCTACTTTACTTTTTCATAATCATTGATTATGTTTCATTatgtttttgtctctctctctgccctctgagcagctcgttaatgagcgcAGGTGCGCTGTTACCGTGGTAACTGAGATGCACTGCACTGCTTTCTCTGCCACGCAGCTGTTCCGTTTTAGCTGACAGGACCTGATCTTACAGAGGACATTTTGCTTAGAGTAGTCTGTGGCTCCAGTATATTCTGGCTCTTGTGTGTAGCGTATCACAGAGTGTCACTACTATAACAAAAAGTACTATGCTGCTATTAACACTACTACCACTAATTTTACTACACATACTAATAGTATCATGTCTGTATTTTaagcaattttttaaaattaatttcagattTAATCTTTCAGCATCTTCTAGTTTCTAATTCGGCTTGCTTGTGTCTGAGAGACTGCAGCTGTTTCCTAAGGGTTCCATCCAGctgtcagcggggggggggaaatataaccgggccccccccccccaccagacgTCGCTGAGGCCTTCCAGTGTTTCTTCTTGTGACACTAGGGAAACAAACGATACAGATTGTTTGCCCCGCATGCCCATGAGACACGGGCCTATTATTTACATGAaattctttttaccttttaatgCAGATTTCGGAACCACCAAGGGACTATTGGCTTAGTGGTATTTTCACAGGTTGGAGATTACAGAGCCTAGAAATGAAGGAGGCACCTCATTATTAACTTAAATTCATATTTaactgcatttcgttgtctcagtacctgtaCTGAGTCTGATATAattaaagtgttttgtgtaATTTTATCACATGTCATTATAGAGCAAGTAATAATACAACAAAGGAGCCACTGAAACTATAAATGAGCGTACATGCATACATGAATGATGCAATAAATAAAGTTAATCTGATTTTATCCAGCAGCAACATTAAAATGAACTGACCGTCCTCTGCAGAAAACCACACCAGATCATGTTAAGCTTATCTGCAACCACAAAAAACAAGAGTCAGGTAATTACCATTTCTTTGGAGACCAAATGACTTGCATCTACAAATAATGAGACTAGGTTGAATGACTCACCTCATCTGGTCCAACTGGAAGGACATTCCAGAAGGTTTGAAAGATTTTTAAAATAGACTGCATCACCTTTTCAGGTGGGTTTTGTTGTTGACGTTAATATTTACAGTAGACTATTTTTTATAGGTTAAGATGAAATAAGGAACCATCTTAAAAATCCAGGTATTAATTCTAATTCTGAGACTTAATTTGCAGATTGAGGGAAAAGAAGACATTGATGTCAGATAACGTCTTTCAGCTTCTACAAGTTCTCATCATGGAGCTAATTGCACAGTATGTACCAGTAGTAGTTATTTTTGAATATGGCTAAGTAACTTCTCAGTGCTTCTAGATATATgtgaaatgtcccttttatAACCAGTCAGCAAAGCTTTCAAGTGTTTGATGATTTCctttctcattttcatttctcCCAATACCCGAACGTCTAGACCTCGCCACGTGTAATCAGACAGAGACGGAACATCGCACTCAACTGCAAAAGTTTACGGGCTGCAATATTGTCAAAATCTATTCGACCGTAAAGACGATACAAATTCAACGACACTACGAACAAGATGAACATCAAAGTTTCTTATTTAATGTGACAGCAACAAGAAGGAACGTACATCACACTTCTGTTGGGACAGTTTAGAAAAGATGACTTGTAGTCAGTGCAGACGGAAGGCTGAATTATACTTCTGCTTCGTAGGATCCATGCTAACGTTGGCTAACGTCACACGCTGTTACCATCAGACACCAAGGACAGAAAATTGGTTAATGGATTTTGAAACTGGAAAACTTTGGAGAACCAAGCGGCCTGATTATGACCAAAgtctggtggaggttctcttATTTTAAATTAGAAGCTTACATGATTGGCTGTAAATGTGATactagttattttttttaaatttgaatgcAGAATAAATATTGTCAGGGTGCACAGCAAACTCATTTAAGTAAATAaagtattatattattttgtaaGTGTTATATTGCAGGTATGACCATGTTTGGGCGCAGAAGCTCGACTGTGCTGTACTGTAGAAAGGCAGGTTGGATTCATCACTCTAGTTTTAATACTGACATCAGTACACACAgttcaaatacatcaaagaGCTTTGTTCCAAAAAATATCCAGAAACTACCCGAAACCTGCCAATCTACTGCAAAGTTATGGTTAAGTAAAAACTGTAACTCAAATTTagatttactttacttttaactTCCTCAATTTAAAGGTCCAGGGTTAAAATGATGATTTGTTTGCACAGTCATCACTTCTAAAAACCTGAAAAACCAACCGAGGAGATCATCACTTACTGTGGTAGAGAAACACTATCATCTTTCTTCTGTACCTTCAGTTGACAAATCATCCGAGATATTCACAACCTCTACCTGTAAAAGCCTTACGTCTCTTCTCTTCAATAAAAGCAAAGGAAATGGTGTATATGCAGCATGTTGTTCCGTTACAAAGACATTGGACCTGAATTCTGTCCTTGAGCCCAGCGGTCACATTTAACTATCAAACATCTTCTTCCTATCAGACTTGTCTTCAATGTTCTTACGCCAGTCTCCCACGTCACGCAGCTGCTTGTCCTGCGAACACACGTGACATTTGTACATTAAGTAATGACCAGTAAAAAGATTGATACGGaaataataaagatatttaACACAAAATTACAAAGGTTGATATTTGCACGCTTTGAATAATAATTTAacttatgtttttatttcacaacaggttttttttcaaattcaattcaaacacaaacatgttatGTTGACAATATAACACAAAACTATTTTAATATGGAGTTCTACAGGGATGACAAATTTAAAGCTTCGATAAACCGGAAGCAGCTCACCTCCTCCTTGACCTCCTTCTTGACCTGCTTCAGGTTGGCCCTCAGGTCCATGTTGACCGTGTGCTTGGAGCCCAGCAGGGCTTTCAGCATGGCGTCGGCAGACATGCGAACCTTCTTCAGACGGGGTCTCTTGAACTTTCCCCTCATGTCCACAATCTTTATGTTGAGGTCTCTGACCTTCAGGGGGAATCAGCACGGAAGGATAGACTTTAATATGCAAAAGGTGTACAATAAACAAGCATTCAAACAAACAAGGCTGCTGCACATGGAAACTGTATGAGAATGAATTGACCCACAACTAAATATACATATCTTtatggtttttatttgttttacaatgACAGAAACTTGAGTCCCACAGCTTCTCATAAGTCTACAATACATGTGATTTCTCAATTACCCTCCTTCATtccacaaatacattttgaatttagTCCGTGTTACAAGAGGAAGTGGCTTGTGGAAACTGAAGTGTCTCACCTCAGTCATGACCAGGTTGAGTTTGAACTCTATGCTGTATCGCTCCTCCTCGCTGATGTTAATCTGGTCGTGGAGTTTCTTGCAGAgctcctgaggagaaaacagcattttagtctttagttttattttagttttcttgCTGATTGCAAAGCAAACTGAGTTAACCCAATTCTGGCTCAAATATTCTAACCCAACCAACAGAATAGCGACACAATctggcaacaacaaaaaaaactaactttgACTATCCAATAAAAATGAAGATTGGACCTAAATACAATGTATACAAATGAATATGTTGGaatggtgcttttattttgtagactGTCTCTTTACCAGCAGATCAACACATAAAGCGAGTCCTGGTCCTGTCTCACCTCAAGCTCGTCCTTGGAGTACGGCAGCTCCAGAGGAGGACATTTATCAGACAGGAAGTTCTCCCTGTCCCCGACCTTCACCCCCGCCTCGGCCTCCAGCATGTTGGTGGCCACCAGCAGCATGCATCCCTGAGGATGACAGCGGAGCGGCATCTTTATCATATTTACAGTACGGGTGCTCTTCTTCATCAGGAATAAACACACAGCCACGTCTTACTTTCAGAGTGTGCTTTCGCCTCGCAGACAGTCTCTTCCTGCAGGTGGGAACACATATTCAGGCTGttagatataaatatacacatctGGTTGTATAAGTCTGTCAccaaaaacagtttaaaaaaaaccagTTAAAACAGTTAATGAGaaaaaagaccacaaacaaattgatatacatataaatatatattttatgtatcAAACTGTTTACTTACTCGCAGGCCATCTTAGCGGCCGGAAGTTATCtgatgaacaaaaacacacattaaaatgaCATTCCTACCCTGTGCTATGTGAGCAAAAACTCAAGGcataaaacatacaaatatgTCTTAACATGTTATGAAAACAAACGTCTGCAACACCCTGTGGAGGAAGAAATCTAAAAGGTCAAGTTTCTTGTATGAAACCAAACATCCTCTGATTTGTTTGGTCTAAATCACAACCTCATCACAAAGATGGCCAATACCAAAACCCAGACTTCAGAACGTCGGCCCACCGACCGATGGGTGATGTCATGGTGACAAGGTCCACTTAAGCCCAGTCTGAACAGCAGCTGGCGAGTCCGGGGACATGATGACCTATGTTACAAAGAATACCTTGCCCCTTCGATGAAGGCGTCTCCTGGCAGCAGAAACATATTTCTCAGTGAAtcttgttttattcatcagtCGCCCTGGTTTCATGTGTCCTCCTGCAATGTGCTGCCACTGAATCAATAACCGTATCCATGAACAAATGAAGTAGTTTGCGTATGGAGTTGCGTCTTCTCCGTCCTTCTGTGGTGACTCACCTGTCTCCCGTTTCACGCTTGGATCGTGTTGATTCTATCTTAGGCCTCCAAAGTTAAATCCAGGACATTTAGTGGAACTGAACTTTGTAACCAAGGCCACGTTAATTCCTTAACAACCGAACCGCTATTTTTAGCCTCTTTCTAAGTCCAGACACTTGTGGCACGTAGAAAAATATCTCCACAGTAGTAGTAGGTTTAAGGACAAACACGTCCTGCGACCGAGTCAACCAATCGGGTCTCAGACGTCCCAAAACGCAGAGACACAAACCCCCATCGCCAGGgtttatttaaactttttattaGACTGAGGAAAAACCTGTCTGAACCAGGGGTCCCCCACCACCGGGCCGTAGACCGGTACTGATCCGTGGgccattttttttgtcatttgactttttgaaaattgaccggattctctcctaattacGTGCGCTCGTCCCTGTCGACATATTTCCCAAGCATtgccaagtgtttttttttcaccatataCAATTGCCAACTCCTCGCTGCGCACGGCAATTCTGGACACCACCACCGGACAGAAAGTGCGCGACTAGAATTGTTGACCCCTCGTCTAAACAACTAAATTGTCCAAATACAACGAAAAAGTATTCAGTTACAAAGTAAGGCAGTAAAACAAATGGTCATTGTGATATGATATTAATACTAAAGCTGCATGTTACTGTTAAAGTGGAGGTACTCTTAAATACGTAATGTACAGTTGGTCCAGTGGTTAATTGAAGACTGGCCCCTAACAAAGCCAGGCTATTTCGTTTTTTTGCCGTTGAGAACATATTTCATATTGtgtatattattagtattttatttccagtgtattcttattattacagaactctttctctctgcagtatttttctattgttgagATCGTCTCGGAGATCGAAGCCACTCTGAACAGGAAGTGGGTTTTGTTGAAGAATAGCCGCTTTCTGAGCTAATTTA
The DNA window shown above is from Gasterosteus aculeatus chromosome X, fGasAcu3.hap1.1, whole genome shotgun sequence and carries:
- the LOC120808597 gene encoding troponin I, fast skeletal muscle, encoding MACEKRLSARRKHTLKGCMLLVATNMLEAEAGVKVGDRENFLSDKCPPLELPYSKDELEELCKKLHDQINISEEERYSIEFKLNLVMTEVRDLNIKIVDMRGKFKRPRLKKVRMSADAMLKALLGSKHTVNMDLRANLKQVKKEVKEEDKQLRDVGDWRKNIEDKSDRKKMFDS